The proteins below come from a single Chelmon rostratus isolate fCheRos1 chromosome 10, fCheRos1.pri, whole genome shotgun sequence genomic window:
- the LOC121612734 gene encoding dystroglycan-like, whose product MWPLKLFTDICWAAQRPIAMHYKQRDMSCGDAGRSRLLSCRTIPLVIGLLVTMAQGTVPEQQETLVEMISVELEASMQSSVLSELQAAASLVGDGPPTAIPDCSAKNGGVHTGIPDSSAIVGQVFQLKVPPGPANATCNVHLTEMGKQTLPSWLYWDKESCILRGLALEQDKGVYHILVTGEEKIEKTGNQVFPSTVFSIEVYPEERADTEPALFTLLSDVSSIQPFTCGSEEPVTVLTVILDADLTKMVAEQRVNLLGIMRKFSHVPLEHMRVVPVVNNRLFDMSAFMAGPGNAKKVVENGALLSWKVGCALDQGSIPDISSVQSSAKDGTMSARLGYPVVGWHIVNKKPHGVKRVRRQLYNTPTPVPSLLPPTTHPEPPVRVVPTPTSPSIAPATDNSAPPVRGPLPLPVKPTMRVRDQIAHTPVFGPPQPTRVLGTTSTLPIQPTMTRPTFVEATALPTPPSTTKRPKTSATRKPKKTKTSTPAPREPKSTTAKPPRRTTTLSVAPDLNQNPEIRNAIDQVNAWVGTYFEVKIPPDTFFDREDGTTDKLRLTLKKTPKEAVSETSWIQFNSTIQLLYGLPEEQHEGKHEYFMLATDKGGKSIMDAFEVQVNRWSTNDKPSVVFAARFHGDPKTLSNDVHKKILLTKKLAYALGDRNSSTVTLKNITRGSIVVEWTNNSLQQNPCPKDQITVLSNRISDPQGTPKLAFIKAMEPEFKPINISIRGTNKCQSYTFIPPGEVPMPVLPTATPSPGTGRRSSDDVYLHTVIPAVVVAALLLIAGIIAMVCYRKKRKGKMTIEEQATFIKKGVPIIFADELDDSKSPPSSSIPLILQEEKPPLPPPEYPNMAGPHSTLLNQDLLEEYSIYQDDPNAPPYQPPPPFTVPIEGKGSRPKNMTSYRSPPPYVPP is encoded by the exons ATGTGGCCTCTTAAGTTGTTCACAGACATCTGTTGGGCAGCCCAAAGGCCTATTGCTATGCACTATAAACAGAGAGACATGAGCTGTGGGGATGCTGGGAGGAGCAGGCTTCTTTCGTGCAGGACTATCCCTCTGGTAATCGGGCTTCTGGTGACCATGGCCCAGGGCACTGTGCCAGAACAGCAAGAGACACTGGTGGAGATGATATCTGTGGAACTAGAGGCTTCTATGcagtcctctgtgctctctgagCTACAGGCTGCAGCATCTTTGGTTGGAGATGGGCCGCCTACAGCTATCCCAGATTGCTCTGCAAAGAATGGGGGAGTGCACACTGGCATCCCTGACTCCTCTGCAATCGTGGGCCAGGTGTTCCAGTTGAAGGTTCCACCAGGACCTGCCAATGCAACCTGTAATGTCCAT CTCACTGAGATGGGAAAGCAGACTTTACCCTCCTGGCTCTATTGGGACAAAGAAAGCTGTATTCTGAGAGGTTTGGCCCTGGAGCAGGATAAAGGTGTGTATCATATCTTGGtgactggagaggagaaaattGAAAAGACTGGCAACCAAGTGTTCCCCAGTACGGTCTTCTCTATTGAAGTATACCCAGAAGAACGGGCTGACACAGAGCCAGCCCTGTTCACTCTACTGTCTGATGTCAGTAGCATCCAGCCTTTCACCTGTGGCTCTGAGGAGCCTGTCACTGTCCTTACAGTCATCTTGGACGCTGACTTGACAAAGATGGTTGCTGAACAGAGGGTCAACTTACTAGGCATTATGAGAAAATTCTCACATGTACCCCTGGAGCACATGAGGGTGGTACCTGTTGTCAACAACCGCTTATTTGACATGTCCGCTTTCATGGCTGGACCAGGGAATGCCAAGAAGGTGGTGGAGAACGGTGCCCTACTGTCATGGAAAGTAGGGTGTGCCCTTGACCAAGGAAGTATCCCTGACATTAGCAGCGTCCAATCCTCAGCTAAGGATGGGACCATGTCAGCCAGGCTGGGATACCCAGTGGTTGGCTGGCACATTGTCAACAAAAAGCCCCATGGAGTGAAACGGGTCAGACGGCAGTTGTACAATACTCCCACTCCAGTGCCCTCCCTGCTTCCTCCAACTACTCACCCAGAGCCCCCTGTACGTGTTGTTCCCACTCCAACCTCACCCTCTATTGCCCCAGCAACAGACAACTCTGCTCCCCCTGTCCGGGGCCCTTTGCCTCTTCCGGTGAAGCCCACTATGAGGGTCAGAGATCAGATAGCGCACACTCCCGTCTTTGGACCTCCCCAACCCACGAGAGTACTAGGAACAACAAGCACCCTCCCTATTCAGCCGACCATGACCCGCCCTACATTTGTGGAGGCCACTGCTTTGCCAACACCACCAAGCACTACCAAAAGACCCAAAACCTCTGCCACAAGGAAACCCAAGAAAACCAAAACTTCCACCCCTGCTCCCCGGGAACCCAAGTCCACCACAGCTAAACCACCCAGACGCACCACCACTCTCTCTGTAGCTCCAGACTTAAATCAAAACCCAGAGATTCGCAACGCCATTGATCAGGTGAATGCATGGGTTGGCACGTACTTTGAGGTTAAGATTCCTCCTGATACATTCTTTGACAGGGAAGATGGTACGACTGACAAGCTGCGTTTGACTTTGAAGAAAACCCCTAAAGAAGCAGTGAGTGAAACATCTTGGATCCAATTCAACAGCACTATCCAGCTTTTGTATGGCCTTCCAGAGGAGCAGCATGAGGGGAAACATGAATACTTCATGTTGGCCACTGATAAGGGTGGGAAGAGCATCATGGATGCATTTGAGGTTCAGGTCAACCGTTGGTCTACTAATGACAAACCATcagttgtgtttgctgctcgCTTCCACGGAGACCCCAAAACTTTAAGCAATGATGTCCATAAGAAGATTCTTTTGACCAAAAAGTTGGCTTATGCCCTTGGTGATcgcaacagcagcacagtaacCCTGAAAAACATCACTCGAGGCTCCATTGTGGTGGAATGGACCAACAACAGTCTCCAGCAGAATCCTTGTCCAAAGGACCAAATCACAGTTCTCAGCAACAGGATCTCTGATCCCCAAGGGACACCTAAACTGGCCTTCATTAAAGCCATGGAGCCTGAATTCAAACCCATTAACATCTCTATTCGTGGCACCAATAAATGTCAGAGTTACACGTTTATCCCACCAGGAGAAGTGCCAATGCCTGTTCTTCCCACAGCGACACCTTCACCTGGGACAGGTCGTCGGAGCTCTGATGATGTTTACCTACACACTGTCATTCCAGCTGTAGTGGTAGCAGCCCTGCTGCTAATAGCTGGGATCATTGCTATGGTGTGCTACCGCAAGAAGCGCAAAGGGAAGATGACCATAGAGGAGCAGGCCACTTTTATCAAAAAAGGAGTCCCCATAATATTTGCAGATGAGTTGGATGATTCCAAGTCACCCCCGTCCTCCAGCATCCCTCTTATCCTTCAGGAGGAAAAGCCTCCACTTCCCCCTCCAGAGTACCCCAACATGGCTGGCCCCCACAGTACCCTGCTTAACCAGGATCTGCTGGAGGAGTATTCTATTTATCAAGATGATCCTAATGCCCCTCCTTACCAGCCCCCGCCACCGTTCACTGTCCCCATAGAGGGCAAAGGCTCTCGCCCCAAGAACATGACCTCGTACAGGTCACCACCTCCCTATGTGCCTCCCTAA